A genomic region of Halococcus salsus contains the following coding sequences:
- a CDS encoding HTH domain-containing protein has protein sequence MSSIELTESQKTILQELVDLYRDSENAVKGQAIAEQIDRNAGTIRNQMQSLKALQLVEGVPGPKGGYKPMASAYNALDIEEMDEPASIPLSHNGDPIDEQVIQEINLMSVHHPGKCRAELRMQGSVRDFHEGDSVTVGPTPKSRLAITGTIDGVVGSDNKLIIRTETMEAPVN, from the coding sequence ATGTCATCGATCGAGTTGACTGAAAGCCAGAAGACGATCCTCCAAGAACTCGTTGACCTCTATCGGGACAGCGAGAACGCAGTCAAAGGTCAAGCCATCGCCGAGCAGATCGACCGTAATGCAGGCACAATCCGAAATCAGATGCAGAGTTTGAAAGCCCTCCAATTGGTCGAGGGCGTTCCTGGACCGAAGGGTGGCTACAAGCCGATGGCGAGCGCTTACAACGCGCTCGACATCGAGGAGATGGATGAGCCTGCCTCCATCCCGCTGAGCCACAATGGTGATCCAATCGACGAACAGGTGATTCAGGAGATCAACCTGATGAGCGTCCACCATCCTGGGAAATGCCGCGCTGAGCTTCGAATGCAGGGGTCAGTTCGGGACTTTCATGAAGGCGACTCAGTTACGGTCGGTCCCACGCCGAAATCGAGGCTTGCGATTACTGGGACGATTGATGGAGTTGTTGGCTCCGACAACAAGCTCATCATCAGAACAGAAACGATGGAAGCACCTGTCAATTAA
- a CDS encoding UxaA family hydrolase gives MRANVPSTEIEERRRGDERVAVRNRVLVLPSVICSHVVADEIADRVDQAVSAPHDHGCAQIGADNAQTKRTFVSVGRNPNIAGTVVVGLGCEAVQSDEVVAELAEYDIPVRETIIQEAGGTDECIAEGIAQADDLAGESEHGRPTVELGDLTVGVVASDCDRSTRKTVDPLMGRLVDEVTEAGGRVVVAGTERFVPHADEIRGRFADAHAERTFEALLDRHERQSARAPPIRRAASEAGAASATDLLGDQPIADVLQYGERATCDGAVTLVDAPSQVEEAATALAAAGAHLIVHATSEGVPTGHPVVPILKITGDSRTAAVLGSDIDLDASAPDIDLQEAVGGGRERRAHLRRAPRADRVRDYASRALDVALSAPTGSPIAND, from the coding sequence ATGAGAGCGAACGTACCCTCGACGGAAATCGAGGAGCGCCGGCGCGGGGACGAGCGGGTCGCGGTCCGGAACCGTGTGCTCGTCTTGCCTTCGGTCATCTGCTCGCACGTCGTCGCTGACGAGATCGCAGATCGTGTCGATCAGGCGGTGAGCGCCCCGCATGACCACGGCTGTGCACAGATCGGGGCAGACAACGCACAGACCAAACGCACGTTCGTCAGCGTCGGCCGGAATCCGAATATCGCAGGAACCGTAGTTGTCGGTCTCGGCTGTGAGGCCGTTCAGAGCGACGAGGTGGTCGCGGAGCTCGCCGAGTACGACATCCCGGTTCGCGAGACGATCATCCAGGAGGCCGGTGGAACCGACGAGTGTATCGCCGAGGGGATCGCCCAGGCCGACGACCTCGCCGGCGAGAGCGAGCACGGTCGGCCAACCGTTGAGCTCGGCGACCTGACGGTCGGGGTCGTCGCGAGTGACTGCGACAGGTCGACCCGCAAGACTGTCGACCCGCTGATGGGGAGGCTCGTCGATGAGGTTACCGAAGCCGGTGGCCGCGTTGTTGTCGCGGGAACCGAGCGGTTCGTCCCGCATGCCGACGAGATCCGTGGCCGCTTCGCCGACGCCCACGCTGAGAGGACCTTCGAGGCGTTGCTTGACCGCCACGAACGCCAGTCGGCGCGAGCCCCGCCGATTCGACGGGCAGCAAGCGAGGCGGGCGCGGCGAGCGCGACCGACCTTCTCGGGGACCAGCCGATTGCGGACGTGCTTCAGTACGGCGAGCGGGCAACCTGCGACGGGGCGGTCACGCTCGTCGATGCGCCTTCGCAGGTCGAGGAGGCCGCGACGGCACTCGCCGCTGCCGGGGCACACCTCATCGTGCACGCGACGAGCGAGGGCGTGCCGACCGGTCATCCGGTCGTGCCGATTCTCAAGATCACCGGCGACTCTCGAACCGCCGCCGTACTCGGCTCCGATATCGACCTCGACGCGTCGGCGCCAGACATCGACCTGCAGGAGGCGGTCGGGGGGGGTCGCGAACGGCGAGCGCACCTGCGCAGAGCGCCACGGGCTGACCGAGTTCGCGATTACGCGAGTCGGGCCCTCGATGTAGCGCTATCGGCGCCGACCGGCTCGCCCATAGCGAACGACTAG
- a CDS encoding UxaA family hydrolase — protein sequence MKGTVVDGVALVMAAGDTVATALGDLDAGQTIERPDGPMIELVDDVPFGHKLAVAAINEAGAVRKYGEVIGTAETRIEPGTWVHTHNCRSARGRGDLTADIRDGEHP from the coding sequence ATGAAAGGCACTGTCGTCGACGGTGTTGCACTGGTGATGGCCGCGGGCGATACGGTCGCGACCGCGCTCGGCGATCTTGATGCCGGCCAGACGATCGAGCGCCCGGACGGACCAATGATCGAGCTCGTCGACGATGTCCCGTTCGGCCACAAGCTCGCGGTTGCCGCGATAAACGAAGCAGGTGCGGTTCGCAAGTACGGGGAGGTGATCGGCACCGCTGAAACCCGGATCGAACCGGGGACATGGGTGCATACACATAACTGTCGGAGTGCCCGCGGACGGGGTGACCTGACGGCGGATATTCGGGACGGTGAGCACCCATGA
- a CDS encoding UxaA family hydrolase, producing the protein MNLEFNGYRRSNGTVGVRNLVAVIPVSVAASAVAKRVADDGGPNVRATPHQMGASQAAPAREQTERVLAGIGRNPNVAAAVLVELGTEETDTEGIADRIAETGKPARTLSIRESGGVSATVDAGAAAVEDLRTVAAAARRESADVDELVFGVECGGSDATSGIAANPAVGNACDRLVEAGGTASFSETPEFIGAEHILAERCVNDDIRERLLERVERRESLADLMGVDMRGAQPSPGNQEGGLTTIEEKSLGAIAKGGTTPVRGIVDYGEPLPVGGGLVLMDTPGYDVESVVGKIAGGAQVIAFTTGRGSTTGNPIAPVIKVTGNPATYSRMANNMDVNASTILDGEPLESVGERVFETVLDVANGAVTEAERRGMEEFAINEIQPNEIAAGGSV; encoded by the coding sequence ATGAACCTCGAATTCAATGGGTACCGGCGGTCAAACGGGACGGTTGGGGTACGGAACCTCGTCGCTGTAATCCCGGTTTCCGTGGCGGCGAGTGCCGTCGCGAAGCGGGTGGCCGACGATGGAGGACCAAACGTCCGCGCAACGCCACACCAGATGGGAGCAAGCCAGGCGGCGCCTGCTCGCGAACAGACCGAACGGGTGCTTGCCGGGATCGGCCGGAACCCGAACGTCGCCGCGGCGGTACTGGTCGAGCTCGGAACCGAAGAGACTGACACAGAGGGGATTGCCGACCGGATCGCAGAAACCGGTAAGCCGGCACGGACGCTCTCGATCCGCGAATCAGGCGGGGTGAGCGCGACCGTCGATGCCGGGGCAGCGGCAGTCGAAGATCTCCGAACGGTCGCCGCGGCGGCGCGGCGTGAGTCGGCGGATGTTGACGAACTCGTTTTCGGCGTCGAGTGTGGCGGCAGCGACGCAACTAGTGGCATCGCGGCGAATCCCGCCGTCGGGAACGCCTGCGACCGGCTCGTCGAGGCAGGCGGCACTGCCAGTTTCAGCGAAACGCCAGAGTTCATCGGTGCCGAACACATCCTCGCCGAGCGCTGCGTCAACGACGACATTCGAGAACGCCTCCTTGAGCGGGTCGAACGTCGCGAATCGCTTGCGGACCTAATGGGCGTCGACATGCGCGGCGCACAGCCCTCGCCAGGCAACCAGGAGGGCGGGCTGACAACAATCGAAGAAAAAAGCCTCGGGGCGATCGCGAAGGGCGGGACGACGCCGGTTCGCGGAATTGTCGACTACGGTGAGCCGCTCCCGGTCGGCGGCGGTCTCGTCCTGATGGACACACCCGGCTACGACGTCGAGAGTGTCGTCGGGAAGATCGCCGGCGGCGCACAGGTAATCGCCTTCACCACGGGCCGCGGATCGACGACCGGCAACCCGATTGCGCCGGTGATCAAGGTCACCGGGAATCCCGCGACCTACAGCCGGATGGCCAACAACATGGATGTCAACGCGAGCACGATTCTCGACGGCGAACCGCTCGAATCTGTCGGCGAACGGGTCTTCGAGACGGTACTCGACGTCGCCAACGGGGCAGTCACCGAGGCGGAGCGCCGCGGCATGGAGGAGTTCGCGATCAACGAGATTCAGCCAAACGAGATCGCCGCCGGGGGTTCCGTATGA
- a CDS encoding DUF3006 domain-containing protein encodes MKTEEYRGVLDRFEGDQAVVLLERNGSTIDDIVISRKQLPEDGNHVDAIFVVEIEGDRLKHITYLPDETATRSKQAQDRFRDLSERPPDENEG; translated from the coding sequence ATGAAGACCGAGGAGTATCGAGGTGTGTTGGACCGTTTTGAGGGCGACCAGGCAGTCGTCCTCCTGGAACGTAATGGGAGTACGATTGACGATATCGTGATCTCTCGAAAGCAGCTTCCCGAGGACGGAAATCATGTAGATGCGATCTTTGTGGTCGAAATCGAAGGCGACCGACTCAAGCATATCACTTACCTACCCGACGAAACTGCTACCCGCTCAAAACAGGCCCAAGACCGCTTCAGAGATCTCTCGGAACGGCCACCGGACGAGAACGAAGGGTGA
- a CDS encoding lamin tail domain-containing protein, which translates to MDRHTVGVALVAILLVFAGCASDAGSQTQIGVNSGSDGGDNQTTTTPPSPYSEDSSATETRSESSSSTSDGTFEVHSINVDQGDSTLIISPTNQTMLIDTGDYSDNGEIVLEYLKNHNITRIDYLVSTHADADHIGGNAEIIEYYESQAEGIGAVYDPGIASSSGTYQDYLDAVEKHNVTLYETHAGDNIPLKGVQTQVLSPPEQYIDNRDRNENSIVLRFTFGQTSFVLPGDIEETGESRLASEYGSHLNSTILKAAHHGSAGSSTEPFLNAVSPTVTLISSAYDSQYGHPAPETLQRLADQNIEAYWTATHGNIVLTSDGSTIDIATQQKAPTEPTAVRDGNPIEPGSDKPVTHRATIQVGSSTTETVSETATDSTRDTPTSTDPSTSTITSDGGTDTGSALAVRTVHADAEGDESENLNDEYIVFENTGSTSLNISGWTIEDRSSHSYTVPSGTTIDAGETLTLHTGEGRDTDSDLYWGSGRAIWNNGGDTIMVTNDEGQEMLSEDYS; encoded by the coding sequence ATGGATCGACACACGGTGGGCGTTGCTCTCGTAGCGATACTTCTCGTATTTGCAGGGTGTGCTTCGGATGCTGGCTCTCAAACTCAAATAGGAGTCAACAGTGGCTCTGACGGCGGTGACAATCAGACGACCACAACACCTCCCTCACCATATAGCGAGGATTCATCAGCCACTGAAACGCGCTCGGAATCGTCTTCTTCAACGTCCGACGGAACATTTGAAGTCCACTCGATCAATGTCGACCAAGGTGATTCGACGCTTATCATTAGTCCTACCAACCAGACAATGCTCATCGACACGGGCGATTACAGCGACAACGGCGAGATCGTCCTCGAGTATCTAAAAAATCATAATATCACCCGTATCGATTACCTCGTTTCCACGCACGCCGATGCCGACCATATCGGTGGGAACGCGGAGATCATCGAATACTACGAATCACAGGCCGAGGGTATTGGAGCCGTCTATGATCCTGGTATTGCCTCTAGTTCAGGAACCTACCAAGACTACCTTGATGCCGTCGAGAAGCACAACGTCACGCTCTATGAGACTCACGCTGGCGACAATATCCCCCTCAAGGGAGTCCAAACACAGGTCTTGAGTCCACCTGAGCAGTACATCGACAACCGAGATCGCAACGAGAATAGCATTGTCCTCCGATTTACCTTCGGTCAGACGAGTTTCGTGCTGCCGGGCGATATCGAGGAAACTGGCGAAAGCCGCCTCGCGAGTGAATACGGGAGCCACCTCAACTCGACCATCTTGAAAGCCGCCCACCACGGCAGTGCTGGGAGTAGTACCGAGCCGTTCCTCAATGCGGTCTCGCCAACTGTCACGCTCATTTCGAGCGCGTACGATTCACAGTATGGCCACCCAGCTCCGGAAACCCTCCAACGGCTCGCTGACCAGAATATCGAGGCTTACTGGACCGCTACTCACGGGAATATCGTTCTCACAAGCGATGGTTCCACTATCGATATCGCCACACAACAAAAAGCACCCACCGAGCCGACGGCTGTTCGCGACGGCAATCCTATCGAACCCGGCTCCGACAAACCAGTGACTCACCGTGCGACCATCCAAGTTGGAAGTAGTACGACAGAGACAGTCTCAGAGACCGCGACGGATTCAACACGGGATACGCCGACATCTACAGACCCATCGACATCAACCATTACAAGCGATGGGGGAACCGATACCGGTAGCGCACTTGCAGTGAGGACGGTCCATGCCGATGCGGAGGGCGACGAATCCGAGAATCTCAACGACGAATACATCGTATTCGAGAATACCGGTTCGACGTCGCTCAATATATCCGGGTGGACCATCGAAGACAGGAGCTCGCATTCGTATACTGTGCCATCCGGAACGACCATCGATGCTGGCGAGACGCTGACTCTCCACACGGGGGAGGGACGTGATACCGATTCAGACCTCTATTGGGGGTCTGGGAGAGCCATCTGGAATAATGGGGGCGATACAATCATGGTTACGAACGACGAAGGCCAAGAAATGCTCAGCGAGGACTACTCATGA